The genomic window ttttaaacactatcttgcttcactaaaggaaaaacaaaagatactAAGAGTACTAGgtgaaaataaaaaatgccaTCCCCTGAAGCACTGTGTTCAACAGGGATGCTTtcgttgtggtgcttgcacagaTTCTCAGTGGATTACACTCCTTTAGCTCTGGGACTTGCACACACATTCTAGTTGTATAGCTCACCAGGGGtcgctgtggtgctcacatgtgACATGAGGTACTGCGCAGTGTATGTGGAACACAGTAACTGACAAGAGAAGGTGGCTAGGTAGATAGTTTTTGACTGTAGTTTGTACCAAGGTACAAAatgttctttttccatttttgaaaatgtatttttatggcATTCTGAGGATTATTTTTtcccaattaaaaaacaaaagcaagatatGACATGTTCACTTTAATAATATTACATTTGCCATGTATCACCATGGAATGTAAAATGAGGTTAGAAAAGAATTTCACAAGTTCAGTAAAACATTCTGTTGTATAACAAAATCTGCCTAAATGTCTGACCAAACCAGCCTGCTCATCAATCATCATTTCTATTTTAGGTAgtttaacatttataattattacagagaaaataaacagaatgcaCACATTAAGAAGTACCAAGTTACCTTTGTTTTAGCTcttaaaatacctattttttatttcaaaataatatttaaaaattattctagtaacagcagcaaaaataaaattctgcaatTATAAAGAATTCAACTGAACTGCAGAATGTTACACTCATGTTTAACAAGTATAGGTGTGATTTTGAAATAAGTATTTAACAGTTCTGTTATTAGCTTTGTAGGTTTGGtttaacatatacacacattttgaATTATGGGGagacatatgttttcattttcatgcaTTGTTCTTAAAGAGCCAGCCAGTCCTTAACACTGAAGTATTCAAAGAGTACATAAATCAAGAAGGAAAAAGTAACATAACCAAGGTTAATAGGACTCCTATATTTCATAGAAAGCATGTGATAGGCTGCAGCAACCTGGAGTATTTCTAAATTAGGACTGCTGTCTTTAGAActgatttcaacaaaaaaatttaagaagatgtACATTTTACCATCAAATGCATTTGAATGACACATTTCTTTTGTGTTAACCTGACTCCCCTGAATGAACTTGTCACCAGTAATTTTATCAACAGGCAAATCAAGCCTGCAAGAAAGGAAGCCAATATTCAAATTATTATGTTACTGTCTGATTCAAATAATTTACTTTTGCCATAAAAATATAACCTCAATATGAGATATCTAACTAAAACAATTACCACCAAGACCAAAACAGCATTTCTTCTTCTAAGGTTTACGTTTTACCCAATATTCCTGATACATGGAATAGCCCATacctaaaaaatagaaagaaaaaaagaatgcttatTAATCATTTAAATCTTTTCTTCAATATTATGAAAACAATTTATAAGAGCTAAGAGTAGGACCATTGCTAACAAGAAATATTGACCCTAGGATGATTTGCCTTCAGTGTACCTCAAGTCTAGTATGACTAGCTCAGACgactaaaatatttagaagataaCCAACACCACACAATTTTAGTAGTTACTTTTGCTACATATTACCAGATTAAGTCAACAAAGTCCCATATTTAAAAACTCAATTGGGGCGGACTGAGCGATAAGTATAGGCGCTTGCTTTGAATACAATTAACCCTGGGTCTAtacaggcaccacatatggtcccgtagGCACTGGTGGGTGagctcaaaaagaaataaactcataCTGTACCACAGTTCTAACCATTTTTGCATGTCTAGAATCTTCAATGAAATTATAAACTCATTGAAAAGagtcttccttcttttcccctcctgtatatcccaagcagtgctcagggggcctgagtGTCACTTCCAGGTCTATGGTTCAATGCTAGCAGTCCAGCAGACCATCCCAGGATTCCTTGAGGACCTCCAGGGTTATACTTGGTGATCCTAGGTCCCTTCACACACCAAGATACACCCTTGACCCTTGTCcactatttgaatttttattaatccagttgtgtttttttttttttcgctttttgggtcacacccggcaatgcacaggggtcactcctggttcatgcactcaggaattactcctggcggtgctcgggggaccatatgggatgctgggattcgaacccgggtcggccacgtgcaaggcaaacgccctacccgctatgctatcactccagcccctattaattCAGTTTTTACATGGAAAGAGAATATATAACAGATCTTGAAACTCCTCAAAATCACTTAAAAGTTTCTATCCTGTTTGCAAAGGAAAATATTAACTGGGAATAACAAATGTGAAAATGTCTTGTAGGAACCTACCAAGAGTCATTGCTCCAACAACAAAGCCTTGAGCAGCAACACGCATATGGATCAGGTGAACCGACATTTTAGTATTTCCTCTATTCTTCAATTTGTACAATCCATAGGCAACAATCGCTGCAAAACCCGCCATGCCTGTAAAACAAATAGTCTCAAATAAATATTACATGGGCAAAGGTAGGTAATCAAGATgatttatcagggctggagcaatagcacagtgggtagggcgttttgccttccacatggccaacccgggtttgattcctagcatcccatatggtcccctgagcaccgccaggggtgattcctgactgtagagccaggagtaacccctgtgcatcgcccggtgtgagccagaaagaaaaacaacaaaaaaagatttatcaTTAATTGTTCTTATAAAAATGCTAATATTAAAACATTAGTTAGCCTACACAACAATCTGAGTTTTTTATTTGCCTCAACCCTGAACAATCCATAATTGGGAGCAAATAGTAGAGCCCCATAGTAAATtgctgggttgtttttttttttaattgggggtgggggagtggaagcaccagcagtgctcaggggcttactctgGGCAGcatttgggaaaccatatgtggtgccagggatctaactggggttaATCACAGCAAGGTACCTTACTCCCTATACTAACTCTTTGGCCAgcttaagattttcttttaattgtggGTTTGTGGATTCCGTATATAAATTCACTTAAAAGAGTACCAGGAAGACTAGAGAGCTTAATGGGTTGAATGCACGTTTTGTATGTAGAACAGGGCCCGCTACCTTCCCAAACCTGAGAGTGTTCTGAAAACCCAATAACAGTGCAGGGAACTCTTAGTCCAACTTGGTTGAATGAAGGAACTTAATATAGCAGAGTCTGTATTATTTTGTAACTGTGAGGTTTTTTTAAACAGCTTTTTTGAGTGCTATGAGTTCTCTGAGCAAAGCATGGAGACAGGATGGTCTTGGTAGTCTCCCAAACATTCACTGAAATAAGATCAACATATAAAAATACTggaaaaatgttttcagaaagTGCTTGATAAATGACTGACCACTTTTGAATTAAAGTTTACATTAGTTCCATTTTAGATCACGGAAGTCAAACTTACCAATGGGGACAAATGGTGCCTCTTTAGCTTTGCGAATAAGTTTAGATCCCTGACCTTCATCATACGAAGAAATAGAAATATCCGGGTTGGTCGACATTGTGGTCGAAGTCTCTCCCTGAAAGAAAATGTCCATGAGTTTCTACAACTGAGACCATCTAGAGCAATGTTTCCCAAAAGAGCTGATACTATGGAGGGGAGTGAGCGGCTGTGCTGAATGACTGTGGGGGGTAGGAGGAGAGTAGCAGTAGTTGCAGATGCGACTAGGAGTCCCTTTTCATTTGTAACTTAAAGGTAGAGAGATGCTGAATGACTGTTTTATGGAAAAGAGGGTGGTAGACCATGTAAGTTTGGGATCTCACAGCTTAGAGTGTTAAAAGACAGCCTATACTTAAATCTTATTTTCACAAAGACTGAGAATATTATGTTTATATGACAATTATTTGAATCACTCACAAAGTATTTGTTCTCTTTATTGATCCTTCATGTATTTAATTCCTTTTCTTctgatgccaggaactgaatccaAGAACTCATACCTACTACCAATTCCCTTTTTAATTCCATCACATtgttaaaacaattaaaaaattaattgaagccATTTTATCCATTAAAATATATAGGCTATGAATTTTTGGCTATTTTCATCCTTAATCAAATTGAACCATTTTAATTATTCAAATCAAACCACCACTTCTTTTTGCCTCTTTAATACCATGTCAGAAatcatacaaatatttttttcttttttgggtccacacctagttgtgctcagggatcacttctggcaggttctggagactatatggggtattTGGGATGGACTGGgatcagcaatgtgcaaggcaaaacccctatCTGTTGAACTATGCTGCTGACCCCTCATTGTGCACTTTTTTTGAGGATAAAGACTTTATATAAAACATTGCTAAAAATGcttctatttaaaaacataataaacgTTCAGTTGAACATAAAATAGACTTTGGATATCTTCTAAATGTCTGATCTAGTTTCCTTTACATTTCTCCTAGACCCTTAAAACTCCCTCTTAAAATTCTCTACCTTCTTttactatatataaatttttaaaatagtatttaaaaaattgaactagCTTGATAATTCTATGAATAAAAGTGGCAGAGAATAAAAGTAATTTCCATTATCATAGGGACCAAAGATCCCATTTTCCCTTcagttatcttttatttattttacttttctggttttttgagccacatccaggggtgctcaggggttactcctggctctacactcagaaatcaatcctggggctgcagtgatagcacagcaggtaaggtgtttcccttgcatgcggctgaccaaggttcaactCGGGTtcggatcccatatggtcccctgagcaccgccaggggtattcctgagtgcagagccaggagtaacccctgagcattgccgggtgtgacccaaaaagaaaaaaaaaaaatcaatcctgggggtgcttagaggaccatatgggatgttggggaattgaacccagggcaaccaccagaccctctgtgctatcgctccagcccctctttcagtTATCTTCACACAGTAAATCAACAGGTGTTTTACCACAATGAGGCCATAACAAATCCATTTTCACCTTAGTCACAGTTactatgtgtacacacacacacatacactcattcTGCATTGAGCTGATTTGAACTGCCTGCTAACTTTattcagagataaaatgaaagaagtcaCAGTATGTAAGTACATATGTCTCTGATTAGTGTTAATTACAGTAACTCAAGTCACTATCCATAGAAACCCACTCAGAGCAGCCACACGCCAGGTGGGCTGGGACCCCATCCACAGTACTGCTCCACCAGAGCTCACCCCTAGACCAGGGATTGGTCCCACCTGATAGTCTGTCCTCTAAACATAAGTCACTTACACATAAGAAGGCCCAATTtcgtttttctctctctcttaaataTGTATCTTACTCCCTTAGATAATAGCTCCACATTTTTCTAATAAGGGGTATTAGCAGCAATGGCCCGCAAATAAAACTCAACTCTAGAGAGGCTTTGTGCTTCATTTGAAAAGTGTAGTCATCCCTCCAAGACCCCAACCCTGTTATAGCAAGAGTATAATTCTGTCACCTGATAGAACAAAACCTTAATCCAGACAATTTGTGCAGTATTGGTGAGATGGGTGAAAATGTCCTTTTATAACTAGACTTCATTACTTCTAAGGGAATAAACTCCCACTTGCTGAGCTTTTTGTAATACAAGGTTCAATAAGCTCCAGGTTCAAGACAGTCACTATGTATTTGAAGAAATAGAGCATAAACAAGGAAATAATAATGGTTATTATACAACAAAGACAATGAGAACTGAATTTAGAGAGTGATACCTTACACTTGATACTTGATCATAACTAAAATTCTCAAAATCCTATCTGTTTTATCACAAATTCCTTCACCTCCCTTCCAACCACATGGTCTAATCACCTTTTGGGGAGTGAGGGAAGACCAGGGTTCAAGCACAGGGCATGACTCACactggcaaggcaagtgttctacagCTGAGTTACTATAACCCAACCCAGTTAAAAttcataaggggctggagaggtggtacagtgaGTAAGccaccttgcatgtagctgacttgggttagatcccctgcactgcatatggttcctgagcacagaaccaggagtaacccctaagcataccCAGATGTGGCACCTAGCCACctccacaaataaacaaaacttttagAGATACTCTCTATACTTTTTCAAGTTTTTGCACAAAACTcctattctggggctggagcgataacactgcgggtagtgcgtttgccttgcacgaggctgacccgggttcgattcccagcatcccatatggtgccccgagcaccgccaggataattcctgagtgcatgagccaggagtaacccctgtgtctcaccgggtgtgacccaaaaagaaaaaaaaaataactcctattctttttctgtttgtgggccactcccggcaatgctcagggttaagtccggactctgcactcaggaattactctcagcagtgctcagaggaccatatgggatttagGGGAATCAGAAAGCAGGTAGGCCCACAAGGGTAAGCCCACAAGCGCCCAGCCCAAGGCACCCTATTCTTATTTTAACTGAACTCCTCTAGAAAGGCTTTGCTAAATACTTTTTTTGTTATGCAATCTACTAAATTGGGCCTgtactttttctttaaatgtgtttTGCTTCTCATGCTAGAATTGTTTCTTTTGGGTccagtgttcaggaatcactcctggaggtgctgggggacccttatgcaaggtaagcacacattacccactgcattatctctccagcctcttctgCTAGAATCATTTAAGTCAGGGGTTGCAACTACCTTGCTTGCATTTCCACTGCCTGGCATGATGCCTTGCATGTAAAAGCATACCACAAAATATCTGCTAAACACATTAAAAACATATACAAAACCtcaatttttcaattaaaattatcctcaggtatcactgtcatcccattgctcatcgatttgctcgagtgggcaccagtaacgtctccattgtgagacttcttgttactgtttttggcatacagaatacgcatcagggagcttgcaaggctctgcggtgtgggcgggatactgtctctcagtagcttgccggtctctgagagggatggaggaatcaaacccaggtcggccacatgcaaggcagccgccctacccgctgagctatggctccagcccatcctcaggtagtttataaatattttgtaaaacaattatatatatgtatatatacatttatatatatttgtcaaatatatatgtaaatatatatatatatttgtggactggagcgatagcacagcgggtagggcgcttgccttgcattcggccaacctgggttcgattcctccatccttctcccggcaagctactgagagtatcccatccgcacagcagcacctggcaagctcatgtcatatttgatatgccaaaaacagtaacaacaagtgtcataatggagatgttactggtgcccactcaagcaaattgaacaacgggatgacagtgctacatatatatttgtagaaAGGCCACCAGTATCTACGTTTCTTTTCAAATTCTTATATTGTAtttaatgaa from Sorex araneus isolate mSorAra2 chromosome 4, mSorAra2.pri, whole genome shotgun sequence includes these protein-coding regions:
- the HIGD1A gene encoding HIG1 domain family member 1A, mitochondrial isoform X2; its protein translation is MSTNPDISISSYDEGQGSKLIRKAKEAPFVPIGMAGFAAIVAYGLYKLKNRGNTKMSVHLIHMRVAAQGFVVGAMTLGMGYSMYQEYWVKRKP
- the HIGD1A gene encoding HIG1 domain family member 1A, mitochondrial isoform X1 produces the protein MLRGFGLPLPPAPRCLRRHQGAPKGRFPRASRVTSPVRGSSLSTGPGPASPAWWECLQCGLKKGETSTTMSTNPDISISSYDEGQGSKLIRKAKEAPFVPIGMAGFAAIVAYGLYKLKNRGNTKMSVHLIHMRVAAQGFVVGAMTLGMGYSMYQEYWVKRKP